The following proteins are encoded in a genomic region of Salvelinus namaycush isolate Seneca chromosome 12, SaNama_1.0, whole genome shotgun sequence:
- the LOC120056590 gene encoding 28S ribosomal protein S12, mitochondrial-like: protein MASLGSLRPMLTSLLQVSQSVSQWSGPVLSRTMATLNQMHRRGKPSPPPPSVSAMFGRPQLKAVILKTMIRKPKKPNSANRKCARVRLSNGKEAVVFIPGEGHNLQEHNVVLVQGGRTQDLPGVKLTVVRGKYDCAHVVKKKNN from the exons ATGGCGTCATTGGGGAGTCTGAGACCAATGTTGACATCACTTCTGCAAG TGTCTCAGTCTGTCTCCCAATGGTCCGGACCTGTCCTCTCCAGAACTATGGCTACTCTGAATCAGATGCATCGCCGGGGAAAGCCGTCCCCCCCTCCCCCGAGTGTCAGCGCCATGTTCGGCCGCCCCCAGCTGAAGGCAGTGATCCTGAAGACAATGATCCGGAAACCCAAGAAGCCAAACTCGGCCAACCGTAAATGTGCCAGAGTCCGCCTGAGTAACGGCAAGGAGGCAGTGGTCTTCATCCCCGGGGAGGGACACAACCTTCAAGAGCACAATGTAGTGCTGGTGCAGGGGGGCAGGACACAGGACCTGCCAGGAGTCAAGCTGACTGTGGTCAGGGGAAAATATGACTGCGCTCATGTTGTGAAGAAGAAAAATAACTGA
- the LOC120057546 gene encoding neuronal PAS domain-containing protein 4A-like — translation MYRSTKGASKARRDQINAEIRNLQELLPISDTDKARLSYLHIMSLACMYTRKSVFFVQDALQDETMDFMSFHELSGLMHELSSFMLLLTSDGKLLYLSDNVADHLGHCMVDLVAQSDSVYDIINPMDHYVMRSNIAGLPMTTTDTDRLFRCRFNTTKFIRRQGAGNKLMLVRARCLTPPCPVSNYWTSNPVWVCFCTPLKIKTSNLTIAKSAPLTPPPEHAFLLACFHSQHNRDMRLWDAQDSVSVYLGYDVESLRTRSWYSLVHPRDLSHASEQHHILLNEGGERQVEMVLQVETADHSWVWLYMVLQLNNGEHPISCHNYIISESEAWSIRQQLCLEQNQFPGYLGSAQSLSSPDQVFSSSGLSAHSLDFSTAMSGVSACEEPMQPVGYGPRSSLSSLDEENFPQTHGEQHQWKPKSSHLSVGPTTVYPPASLTDPESDILSQRITSQSLTNISDPLPSSLTEPLAPLTMPHPQQMGEFACTPPYTPHLESGSFPFGEQLQLSLVHINAAVSCPMAHEMITSALRAPAFSQAFSSDHPELFFPGEPHRKLPPTTDSFGGDECSIMSLPQIMGPLYVDVSHRPYRGPPNELLLTPEASPTHPPCSFLSIDREQERENEEISLLAKYISSLAEGFCCDPLLPGVTPSTLTSPSVQATSQSSSPPCGGECQPWRGLDPPLSREDISLYEESMLLESLIEELSSFPLSRSSCSSSPSSSSFNSSPPCSPLTLVSRYNPSLIEGESSIGVNHFCSVQSTQCNCMAVGGAMMVIRVMDMEVSEEPPSSLPSSAIVLTAFQEGASALVHPAPTIGLPDAQSFLEELGDMGPLFEADASFTPYWGNNLSCINSHSTMHSQSFHQDGSLRDPAF, via the exons ATGTATCGGTCCACAAAAGGAGCATCGAAGGCTCGGAGGGACCAAATCAACGCAGAGATTCGGAACCTACAGGAACTGTTGCCCATCTCCGATACTGACAAAGCTCGACTCTCCTACCTACACATCATGTCACTTGCCTGCATGTACACCAGAAAGTCTGTATTCTTCGTTCAAG ACGCTCTTCAAGACGAAACCATGGACTTCATGTCTTTTCACGAGCTCTCGGGGCTGATGCACGAATTGTCAAGTTTCATGCTACTCCTAACAAGCGACGGAAAACTTCTGTATCTATCAGATAACGTCGCAGACCACCTCGGGCATTGTATG GTGGACCTGGTTGCCCAGAGTGACAGTGTGTATGATATCATCAATCCTATGGACCACTACGTCATGAGGAGCAACATTGCAGGTCTACCAATGACCACTACTGATACAG ACAGGTTATTTCGATGTCGCTTCAATACTACAAAGTTCATCCGGCGGCAAGGTGCAGGGAACAAGTTGATGCTGGTCAGAGCTCGCTGTCTCACCCCACCTTGCCCTGTCTCTAATTACTGGACCTCCAACCCAGTATGGGTGTGTTTCTGTACCCCTCTGAAGATAAAAACGTCTAACCTCACAATCGCCAAGAGTGCCCCCCTCACCCCACCCCCTGAGCACGCCTTCCTGCTTGCTTGTTTCCACTCTCAACACAACAGGGACATGAGGCTTTGGGACGCGCAGGACAG tgtgagtgtgtaccTGGGCTATGATGTGGAATCTCTACGCACTCGCTCCTGGTACAGCCTGGTTCATCCCAGGGACCTCTCCCATGCCTCTGAACAGCACCATATCCTAT TAAATGAAGGAGGGGAGCGGCAGGTGGAGATGGTATTGCAGGTGGAAACAGCAGACCACTCCTGGGTCTGGCTCTATATGGTCCTCCAGCTGAACAATGGAGAACACCCCATCAGCTGCCACAACTACATCATCAG tGAGTCAGAGGCATGGTCAATACGCCAGCAGCTGTGTTTGGAGCAGAACCAGTTCCCTGGGTATTTGGGTTCTGCCCAGAGCCTGTCTAGTCCAGACCAGGTCTTCAGCAGCAGTGGCCTGTCTGCACATTCTTTAGACTTCAGCACTGCCATGTCTGGTGTGAGCGCTTGTGAGGAGCCCATGCAGCCAGTTGGTTATGGTCCTCGGTCCAGCCTGTCATCTCTGGATGAGGAGAACTTCCCCCAGACACATGGAGAACAACACCAGTGGAAACCAAAGTCCAGCCATCTTTCTGTTGGGCCAACCACTGTGTACCCTCCTGCCTCACTGACTGACCCTGAGTCTGATATTCTGTCTCAGAGAATAACCTCTCAATCTCTAACCAATATTTCagaccctctcccctcctccctcaccGAGCCCCTTGCCCCTCTTACTATGCCCCACCCTCAACAGATGGGGGAGTTTGCATGCACTCCCCCGTATACCCCTCATCTTGAAAGTGGCAGTTTTCCTTTTGGGGAGCAACTGCAACTCAGTTTAGTTCACATCAATGCAGCTGTGTCATGCCCAATGGCCCATGAAATGATTACCTCAGCACTCAGAGCACCAGCCTTCTCCCAGGCCTTCTCCTCTGATCATCCTGAGCTGTTTTTCCCAGGAGAGCCTCATAGAAAGCTACCCCCCACCACTGATAGTTTTGGGGGAGATGAATGCTCCATCATGAGCCTGCCACAGATTATGGGGCCTTTGTATGTGGATGTTTCCCACAGGCCCTACCGTGGCCCACCGAATGAGCTCCTACTTACCCCAGAGGCATCACCCACACACCCGCCCTGCTCCTTCCTCTCCatagacagagagcaggagagggagaaTGAAGAAATTTCTCTCTTGGCTAAATATATTAGCTCTTTAGCTGAGGGATTTTGCTGTGACCCGCTTCTACCCGGAGTGACCCCATCCACCTTGACTTCGCCCAGCGTTCAGGCCACATCCCAGAGTTCCTCTCCTCCTTGTGGAGGTGAGTGCCAGCCCTGGAGGGGGCTAGACCCGCCCCTTAGCCGAGAGGATATCTCTCTGTATGAGGAGAGCATGTTACTTGAGAGCCTAATTGAGGAGCTCTCATCGTTCCCTTTGTCCCGCTCTTCatgctcctcttctccctcttcctcctcttttaacTCCTCCCCCCCTTGCTCGCCACTCACTCTAGTGAGCAGGTATAACCCCAGCCTCATCGAGGGTGAATCTTCAATTGGTGTAAACCATTTCTGTAGCGTGCAGTCAACGCAGTGTAACTGCATGGCAGTGGGTGGAGCTATGATGGTCATCAGGGTGATGGATATGGAGGTGTCAGAGGAGCCTCCATCGTCACTACCATCATCAGCCATCGTTCTCACAGCCTTCCAGGAGGGTGCCTCTGCCTTGGTCCATCCGGCCCCCACCATTGGTTTGCCCGATGCCCAGTCCTTTCTGGAGGAACTGGGTGACATGGGACCTCTGTTTGAGGCAGATGCCTCTTTCACCCCGTATTGGGGTAACAACCTGAGTTGTATCAACTCCCACTCAACCATGCATTCACAAAGTTTTCACCAAG ATGGAAGCCTGCGTGACCCTGCGTTTTAA
- the LOC120056591 gene encoding putative nuclease HARBI1 has product MKAQNCVFLSALTMACPFVRDVVDEEALVLRRAFRRERVFRDRLDPLAFPDDHLYERYRFSADGIRYLCRLLGPRIKHRTARSHALSVEQMVCVALRFFASGAFLYSVGDAEQLNKATICPTIRSVCLAIKALADVFISFPGHRRLCDIKEEFYRIAGFPNVIGAVDCTHIRIKAPSGAHEADFVNRKSFHSINVQMVCNADCVISNVVAKWPGSVHDSRIFRASEIYQCLSQGEFSGVLLGDRGYGCQPFLLTPFTDPQEAQQAYNHAHARTRARVEMTFGLLKARFHCLHKLRVSPVRACDITVACAVLHNVACLRKERAPRVPPAMDWDNPAIFPDDDSGRLLRDQYVLNYFS; this is encoded by the exons atgaaggcccaaaattgtgtgttcctttctgctctgacaatggcaTGCCCATTCGTGCGAGATGTGGTGGATGAAGAAGCACTTGTGCTGAGGAGAGCCTTCAGGCGAGAAAGGGTCTTCAGGGACCGGTTGGACCCACTGGCCTTCCCTGATGACCATCTATATGAAAGATACAGGTTTTCTGCAGATGGCATCAGGTATCTATGCAGACTACTGGGTCCCAGGATTAAGCACCGCACTGCACGGAGCCATGCACTGAGTGTGGAGCAAATGGTTTGTGTGGCCTTGCGCTTTTTTGCTAGTGGAGCCTTCCTGTACTCAGTGGGGGATGCAGAACAGCTGAACAAGGCCACAATTTGCCCCACAATAaggagtgtgtgtctggctatcaaagcattagcagatgtcttcatctccttccctggccacagaagactctgtgacatcaaagaggagttctataggattgcag gtttccccaatgtcattggtgcagtggactgcacacacataaggataaaagccccctcaggtgcccatgaggccgattttgtgaataggaaatcctttcacagcattaatgttcag atggtctgcaatgctgactgtgtgatcagcaatgttgtggcaaaatggcctggctcagtccatgactccagaatctttcgggcctctgaaatctatcagtgcctatcacaag gtgaattctctggtgtgttgctgggagacagggggtatggctgccagccttttctcctgacacctttcacagacccccaggaagcacagcaggcctacaaccatgcccatgccaggaccagggccagagttgaaatgacctttggcctcctgaaggcacgctttcactgccttcacaaattaagggtcagccctgttagggcatgtgatattactgtggcttgtgctgtcctccacaatgtggcctgcctgaggaaggagagggcccCCAGAGTGCCACCAGCCATGGACTGGGACAATCCGGCAATCTTCCCTGATGACGACAGTGGTCGGCTGCTGAGGGACCAATATGTGTTGAATTATTTTAGTTAG